A DNA window from Deltaproteobacteria bacterium contains the following coding sequences:
- a CDS encoding 16S rRNA (uracil(1498)-N(3))-methyltransferase, which translates to MNLLLLFNDDFVDFVGDANRVRISGRRVEHVRAVHRARVGDELRVGVVNGQLGRGVITALSDDALEMDVALDQAPPPPLPVTLVLALPRPKSLKKVLAAVTTMGVKRVVLLNTFRVEKSYWQSPLLRPTALREQLLLGLEQAGDTVLPEISLRHRFKPFVEDELVELARGTRALVAHPTAAHLSPRDVQQAVTLAVGPEGGFIPFEVELLQAHGFEPVSLGVRRLRVEHAVPALLGRLF; encoded by the coding sequence ATGAACCTGCTCCTGCTCTTCAATGACGACTTCGTCGACTTCGTCGGTGACGCGAACCGCGTGCGCATCAGCGGGCGCCGCGTCGAGCACGTCCGTGCGGTTCATCGCGCGCGCGTTGGTGACGAACTGCGCGTCGGGGTGGTGAATGGTCAACTCGGCCGCGGCGTGATCACCGCACTGAGCGACGACGCGCTGGAGATGGACGTTGCGCTTGATCAAGCGCCACCTCCGCCGCTACCGGTGACGCTGGTGCTGGCGCTGCCGCGACCGAAGAGTCTGAAGAAAGTGCTCGCGGCGGTGACGACGATGGGTGTGAAGCGCGTCGTACTGTTGAACACGTTTCGGGTCGAGAAGAGTTACTGGCAGAGCCCGCTGCTGCGGCCGACGGCGTTGCGTGAGCAACTGCTGCTTGGGCTCGAGCAAGCCGGCGATACGGTGCTGCCGGAGATTTCGCTGCGGCATCGCTTCAAACCGTTCGTTGAGGACGAGTTGGTTGAGCTTGCGCGCGGCACCCGCGCACTGGTGGCGCATCCGACCGCGGCGCATCTCAGTCCGCGCGACGTGCAACAAGCGGTGACGTTGGCGGTGGGCCCTGAGGGCGGATTCATTCCGTTTGAAGTCGAGCTGCTGCAAGCCCACGGTTTCGAGCCGGTGTCGCTCGGCGTCCGGCGACTGCGTGTCGAGCACGCCGTGCCCGCACTGCTGGGGCGGCTGTTCTGA
- a CDS encoding nitroreductase family deazaflavin-dependent oxidoreductase: protein MATASVPLLHAVVSNVTNRCSVETQFFRLLNRLVEPYIRAGWAAPRFVPGGLVVLETKGRKTARRSKVPLAAIRIQDRIVVSTFRGDRSQWVKNVAANPEVRYWLRGRAKRATAHVISAAHRTQSQSALPPTLRWLVPTLAPYTYAGWAFAVLSPQGGLRPQPKAESPKSKVQGPKHALSNVEGSKVAGKAPRASRAASR from the coding sequence ATGGCGACGGCTTCCGTGCCGCTTCTGCATGCGGTAGTTTCCAACGTGACCAATCGCTGTTCCGTCGAGACGCAGTTCTTCCGACTGCTCAACCGGCTCGTGGAGCCCTATATCCGCGCCGGATGGGCTGCCCCGCGCTTTGTTCCCGGCGGCCTCGTTGTGCTTGAAACCAAGGGCCGCAAGACCGCCCGTCGCTCCAAGGTCCCCCTCGCGGCCATTCGGATTCAGGACCGCATCGTCGTCAGCACCTTTCGCGGTGATCGGTCGCAGTGGGTAAAAAACGTCGCCGCCAACCCCGAGGTGCGCTATTGGCTGCGCGGGCGAGCTAAGCGAGCCACGGCGCATGTCATCTCTGCCGCGCATCGCACGCAAAGCCAGAGCGCCTTGCCACCGACACTGCGCTGGCTCGTTCCGACGTTGGCTCCGTACACTTACGCCGGCTGGGCATTTGCTGTTCTCAGTCCACAGGGCGGGCTTCGCCCGCAGCCCAAAGCTGAAAGTCCAAAGTCCAAGGTCCAGGGTCCAAAGCATGCCCTGAGCAACGTCGAAGGGTCGAAAGTGGCGGGCAAAGCTCCTCGCGCCTCGCGCGCGGCATCGCGCTAA
- a CDS encoding glutathione S-transferase N-terminal domain-containing protein: MIDLYYWPTPNGWKITIMLEETGLPYTVKPVNIGRGEQFTPEFLALSPNNRMPAIVDHDPLGGGAPIAIFESGAILLYLAEKTGQFMPKDVRGRYDVTQWLMWQMGGLGPMLGQAHHFRQYAPEPLPYAIDRYTNEANRLYGVMNTRLADRPFLAGDYSIADMACWPWSVLYERQGQKLEDFPNFARWLEAVRARPAVQRGFAIGKDLRQAAQAVGQSAGMDEQAKKILFGQRAR; encoded by the coding sequence ATGATCGATCTGTACTACTGGCCGACGCCGAACGGGTGGAAGATCACCATCATGCTCGAAGAGACCGGGCTGCCGTACACGGTCAAGCCGGTGAACATCGGACGCGGCGAGCAGTTCACGCCGGAGTTTCTCGCGCTCAGTCCGAACAATCGGATGCCGGCGATCGTCGATCACGATCCCCTCGGCGGCGGTGCGCCGATCGCGATCTTCGAATCGGGCGCGATCCTGCTCTATCTCGCCGAGAAGACCGGTCAGTTCATGCCGAAGGACGTGCGCGGGCGCTACGACGTTACGCAGTGGCTGATGTGGCAGATGGGTGGGCTCGGCCCGATGCTCGGCCAGGCACACCACTTCCGTCAATACGCGCCGGAACCGCTGCCGTATGCGATCGATCGCTACACCAACGAAGCCAATCGCCTCTACGGCGTGATGAACACACGACTCGCCGACCGGCCGTTCTTGGCTGGCGACTACTCGATCGCCGACATGGCGTGTTGGCCGTGGAGCGTGCTCTACGAGCGACAGGGGCAGAAGCTCGAAGACTTCCCCAACTTCGCGCGCTGGCTCGAAGCGGTCCGCGCTCGGCCCGCAGTGCAGCGCGGCTTCGCGATCGGCAAGGACTTGCGCCAGGCGGCGCAGGCCGTGGGCCAATCCGCCGGTATGGACGAGCAGGCGAAGAAAATCCTCTTCGGCCAGCGCGCACGATAG
- a CDS encoding glutathione S-transferase family protein — translation MKLYHRPQSRSVRPRWLLEEIGAPYELITLDHAKGEDKTPAYLKIHPHGAVPALIDGDLALFESAAICSYLADKYPDKRLAPPVGSTARGLYYQWMHYAMATLEPPVLQVFMNTVMLPEAERSAKAADAGRKQFAEVAAVLSSALATKPYLLGEQFSAADVMIGSTLGWGQFMGLLADQPTLSAYVARLTERPAYQRAQAA, via the coding sequence ATGAAGCTCTATCATCGTCCGCAATCTCGTTCGGTGCGGCCGCGCTGGCTCTTGGAGGAGATCGGTGCGCCCTACGAACTGATCACGCTCGACCACGCCAAAGGCGAGGACAAGACGCCGGCGTATCTCAAGATCCATCCGCACGGGGCCGTGCCCGCGTTGATCGACGGCGACTTGGCGTTGTTCGAATCGGCGGCGATCTGCAGCTACCTCGCCGACAAGTATCCCGACAAGCGGCTCGCGCCACCGGTCGGCAGCACGGCGCGCGGGCTCTACTACCAGTGGATGCACTACGCGATGGCGACGCTCGAGCCGCCGGTGCTGCAAGTGTTCATGAACACCGTGATGCTGCCGGAAGCGGAGCGTTCGGCGAAGGCGGCTGACGCCGGCCGCAAGCAGTTCGCTGAAGTCGCCGCTGTGCTCAGCAGCGCGCTGGCGACCAAACCCTATCTGTTGGGGGAACAGTTCTCAGCCGCCGACGTGATGATCGGGTCGACGCTCGGCTGGGGACAATTCATGGGATTGCTCGCCGATCAACCGACCCTGAGTGCGTATGTCGCCCGTCTCACCGAACGGCCGGCGTACCAGCGCGCCCAGGCGGCTTGA